DNA sequence from the Daphnia pulex isolate KAP4 chromosome 8, ASM2113471v1 genome:
CTGTTTCACGCCGGGAATTGTTAAACCCTAAAGAAGCTATCCTTCCTCCATCATGGTCCTGGCAAGAAtgttttcttcagaaaaaacaattgatttgtTCCAAGTTTAAATGGCTAGATGAAAACAACTTCGAGTACACCAAGTCCATAATAGTGGGCGAGTACGCATATGTCAGTGATATGAGTATTTCTACACATACTGTTCGTTATTTCGTCCGAGGTCGACAAGTTTTCCCCAAAACTCTCAAGTATCAATGCTCAACGGTCAGTGAACTCACCACGTTATTGAAGTTTTACGACGACATTCCAGAGTGTCTCGGCTATTCTGATCCGAAATTACTTGGATCCTCACCACCTTTAAATCCTCCGCAAACTAATCGGTCGAAAAATTGTCTGTTGCTTGCTTCGGAGAGAAGCAATTATTGCACCGAATGTCTATCAATAATGCCTCAAACAATTAAACGAAGCTTAGtgaaaaacagcaacaacatatCCAATTCAAGTAATCTTCCTTCAAcaaatgtaaatgttattgGACCGTGCAACACGATAACTCCAGTTGACCTAAGCGCGGACCCACTTCTGATACCAATCGACAGTTGTAATATTTGTGAAATCGGTGAGGACGAATTGACCGTCGAAAATAGACCAAATGAAGATTATCGTGGCGACGATCCGAGTGAACCAAACGCCCAGAATCATGGGGGATCGCATAGTGAACTCAGTGACTTGGAAAGTGAAGATTCGTCTAGTGTTATCATTGAATCAGATAGTGAATACTCACCGGATGGAATTGTGGAGTCAGACAGTGAATATTCGCTAAATGGAAGCAGCAgcactgaaaatgaaattgacgtAGATGACGACGGCGACTTTGCTTTGGCGCAGTGCTATTTTCAGAATGAAGTTATGATAAAACGACGATTTCAAAGGAAATATCTGCGGTATTCATGGATGCTCAACAAGTAATTATAACATTTTGTCATTGCAAATTGCAGTTTTTAACAGACTATTTAATGTGTTTACAGGAGCAAAGAAATAGCTCGTTCAATTCTAAAGGCATCGAAAGAACTTGAGCAGAAATGTCGAAATGAAACACTAAGGCTCCCAGCTACCAAGAAATCTGGCCGTAATTTTTCagcatttgtttctttttttctgaactgTAATCCTTGATCAACTTTGTTCTTCTGTTAGCCAAAAAACAGTGCAACGAGTGCGGCAAAATGATTAACGCCAAGGGATTTCAAGATCATCTGAAATTGCACAGTGGCAtcaaatctcatttgtgtgaACTATGTGGTCGAGCGTTTGTGTTTAGATCTAGCCTAAACTCTCACATTCGGTTGAATCATCGTGGAGAGGAACGTACGAAACCACTCAAAAAGTTCGTGTGCAGCACTTGTGGACATACTGTAAGTTCGAAAGAACGCTTGGATATTCACGAAAGGATCCATACAGATGAAAGGGTAACAGTAATTTTATCTTATTTATTGGAAGGagattaataaaaattattttgtagcCATTCGAGTGTAAATACTGTGACAAGAAATTTCGAGAGAAAGGAACTCTTGTTCGCCATATTCGGTAACATCTatctattttttaacttaaaaatttaattcgtgTGCATGATTGCAATTCTTTTTAACAGTACCCATACAGGCGAGAGACCCTTTGGATGCAATATTTGCGGAAAATCTTATCGTTCAAGGTGATAAAAACATTATCGTACTTACGTCTGTCTATTATTTGCTAAACCGCTTTTATGTTCTGGACGATCCCATTAGATCCGCCTACGTCCTCCACTATAAGAGTAGACATGAAACgaaggaaaatgaaatagtAAAGGGACCGGTTGAtgagtaaaattttttttttctttttcatttttaaatttagtaaaCGAAAAcagtattttatttctttttttttattggttgtaATAGCTATTGTTTAAGCAGAAATTGTCCGTGAAATTGTTCCACATAATTTCTTTAACTTACTTAGTTTCAGCCTAAGGAAACGCCCCAGAATCGATTATCGCTGCGAGTACTGtggaaaagaattttgtcaGGGACGAATGTTGGCTTACGAAAAGCACCTTACCACTCACACTGGAATTCCTGCAGCTATTCGTTGCACACAGCCAGACTGTGAATTCACTTACTCGAATTTGATGCAGCTCAAGGTATTGTGTAAAATCACTACTTACATCAGAAAAATGggctaaaatattttgaaaatatcatATATGATATTGCTCATAGGAACACATGCTGTCACAACATCCCGAAAAAGCATACACTTGTGACGTttgcaagaaaatttttctgacGAAGCAGATTCTGACGGATCATAAGGTACAATTTAAGTTTTCCGTAGTTTTATTTAATGTATaaacaatttttcgtttcatcaATATAGTCTATGCATGACCCATCTCGAGGTTATCAGTGTTCTTATTGTCCTGTAAAGTTGACAGTTAAGGTGGGTttagtttaattattttttattgtacaaatttgacattttgttttttctgttacTGGAAATAGGCAAGTCTGATTGCACACGAAAAGCGCCATACCCGTGAAACTCCGCACGAATGTACCTTTTGCGAAATGCGTTTCCATAGCACTTACTTGCTGCAGATTCACTTGCGCACTCATCAGCCTAGTCAGCTCAAAAGAAAGCGATATAGAAAACCGGTTGAAAAGTAATTGATTCCGGCTGCCGCGATATCGGTCGACGCCTATGTTGAATTTCTGAAAATGCTGAAACTGTTTTTCTGCTGTCCAGATTTTGGAATACCAAATTTGGAATACAAAGATACTTTCTGATTCTTAATGTTCGAATAATCATCAATAATGTCACATTTAACCATGGTCATAGAGATAGAGGAGATGGTATACAGCCAATATCTTAAAGATTTACAAAAACTTGACAGGGAAAAGTTAACATGAACATTATAAACCTTAAAGAACAAAgttaattacatttttgtaaaaaaccTACCTTGCAACAGAAATTATTTAGCTTCAGAAGACATAGCTTGCGAGTTTGCTTATTGGATTGGacaattttataatttgtatTGTCACGAGCACCAAGTTGGCCACAGGTGCACGAAAACTTCACCTGAAactattgaaaacatttagtcaagaatgcagtaagaatCATTAGCTATGGATTGTGTtatctattaattaaaaacagtaaacTCATAATCCAATACATAACAcgttgtttaacttttttatttgttttgaaggAACTTGATAGTTACGACACAGACTAAGAATAGAAAGACCACGATCGTCCCTATAGGGCTGAGAGGAACCGTCTTGGATCATGCTCGTGGCTCCCGCTGCGGCGCTGCGATCGATTTAGAGGAGACTTTTCGGTGAATTTTCCTTTATCCCTACTGATTAGAGTCTTCACAcaccttaattttaaaaattgactttttgtgctaagtttttactttttactttgttattttgttcgtgatttcttgattatgtaataaaaatttcaaatagattggtttatttatttgtgccttaaaaaattggttttttagaCACCCTTTCTCGCTTATTTTGTGACGAATAATAATGAATCGTGAAACGCTGGATTCTTGTGTCGTTTGGAATTCAGGATAATTTAGGCGCCAAATGAATAGTCTATTAGTCCAGCGTTTCACGATTCACTATAAATCGTCACAAAATAAGCGAGAAAGGGTGtctaaaaaaccaattttttaaggcacaaataaataaaccaatctatttgaaatttttattacataatcaagaaatcacgaacaaaataacaaagtaaaaagtaaaaacttagcacaaaaagtcaatttttaaaattaaggtgTGTGAAGACTCTAATCAGTAGGGATAAAGGAAAATTCACCGAAAAGTCTCCTCTAAATCGATCGCAGCGCCGCAGCGGGAGCCACGAGCATGATCCTCATTGGCTGTATAGGAGAAAGTCGTCTTTCTATTCTTAGTCTGTGGTTACGACGTGTAATGTCATTTGTCATGTACTGTGACTGTGCAACTAAcataagattcaaaactcattactagatgtcgctacGTCGTCCTTGTTGTTTCTAAATCATGCATGTcatgaaacgaggcgaaatgggcgaaacaaattgttgctaattatacttatattcctgttaTTTccaataccaaattgaacttcgtatcataggtaggtttatctttacctagtttccttattttcatatgataccaacttatttcttcaaattgtaGATGCATTGTTACTGTCAGTCAtcccaacaagttgacttagcgctcagtcactttccatccattagatcatCATGCTGTGAAAAGCCTTTAACATCAGAAAATTTATCCCACCTGAGAAGTAATGCAGTTGGTTGCTGTAATTCCATTATTGcggtttttcatcatgaacatttcagtgtgcatcttagaaaatgtaaagattgatatgctttttaaatttttatattgtcaTTAAtgtaagacattttttttacagagcactaAAGATCCCCGTGGACATCCTTGAGCCAATGCTGGATTTGTCCATGActgaagagggacttccaccaatgttcttctccatccttatcttcaagacATACGCTCATCCAGCCTCACTACTTCAGTGAGTGAGTCTTTGAGTTATGCTGCTAGCCTGCTACacttttcttgcttcactggcgagttggatcacttcagttgctgtgacacacctacagtcactcaccacgggattatggccaggtaccggacaattgacttattttcgtagattatctactagtaatctatttgcgttaaactctgtccGTGtcataattccaaaatcaggtcCTTCTTGCGCGGAAAAGTGATCCTTAGACTTAgacgtgtttcttttttctaacgctagatggctgttcgatcattttcagctgtcaaaacagtcagtttcagttactttgcaaatctcttttaacatttatcggcagctattgtgtggaaattttttagtgaaaactgacgataactatccCGACAACAatgctcacttgttaaattttcgatatttgctttttttttctacttccggttttctcatttcagtcagtagttcagtaaatattcattcgaggagcaaaaataccacatattcgtgatcctcgtcgaatttgtagtaaagttcatgttatcttttttacgtattcgtacttccggtttcgaaaattttcctgaactatagttcaggaaaattctcgattttggctaaattttggatttcgtttaaatcacacttaatcgaccccaaatttcatggagatcacgaatatggggtttaatttgacgacagctcaatggttgaggcgttgtggttacttccggtatacttccggaaaattttaaaaaaactagcaagtgagctttgttctgctTACAGTTcgcaatattgcaagcttgattttaagtttaaaaaattgcacctttaaatctttgagctaaaaaacctgattttttttttctatctgtatttttttacttttatggCA
Encoded proteins:
- the LOC124199728 gene encoding uncharacterized protein LOC124199728 isoform X3 translates to MSAKCYVKGCKSGYESCKEKVHFFRPKEEKTVHLWQKFIGRNDLKLEKFHSVCHKHFDDADIVKTTTVRGKDRPTVVSDSLPWRLVGGAIPKHYLGNYVQQFRKIAVRPLALKDGATTTVPEIIVLDEVTVNPPKANHSSVEPILPERSSGVPKKTHSNRKESLVPSSSPRVQLEKNSSQNIEEYDNLTLKITLNPKETVLPLSTSTIGNFINLAHPIRSNLTRPTSQVPVSYEIRNTPQNKQQSSINQVLQQSVTSLNQGLSPQVSQQELILRPILPTAEDFGQVKLAVSRRELLNPKEAILPPSWSWQECFLQKKQLICSKFKWLDENNFEYTKSIIVGEYAYVSDMSISTHTVRYFVRGRQVFPKTLKYQCSTVSELTTLLKFYDDIPECLGYSDPKLLGSSPPLNPPQTNRSKNCLLLASERSNYCTECLSIMPQTIKRSLVKNSNNISNSSNLPSTNVNVIGPCNTITPVDLSADPLLIPIDSCNICEIGEDELTVENRPNEDYRGDDPSEPNAQNHGGSHSELSDLESEDSSSVIIESDSEYSPDGIVESDSEYSLNGSSSTENEIDVDDDGDFALAQCYFQNEVMIKRRFQRKYLRYSWMLNKSKEIARSILKASKELEQKCRNETLRLPATKKSGPKKQCNECGKMINAKGFQDHLKLHSGIKSHLCELCGRAFVFRSSLNSHIRLNHRGEERTKPLKKFVCSTCGHTVSSKERLDIHERIHTDERPFECKYCDKKFREKGTLVRHIRTHTGERPFGCNICGKSYRSRSAYVLHYKSRHETKENEIVKGPVDDFSLRKRPRIDYRCEYCGKEFCQGRMLAYEKHLTTHTGIPAAIRCTQPDCEFTYSNLMQLKEHMLSQHPEKAYTCDVCKKIFLTKQILTDHKSMHDPSRGYQCSYCPVKLTVKASLIAHEKRHTRETPHECTFCEMRFHSTYLLQIHLRTHQPSQLKRKRYRKPVEK
- the LOC124199728 gene encoding uncharacterized protein LOC124199728 isoform X2, which translates into the protein MMSAKCYVKGCKSGYESCKEKVHFFRPKEEKTVHLWQKFIGRNDLKLEKFHSVCHKHFDDADIVKTTTVRGKDRPTVVSDSLPWRLVGGAIPKHYLGNYVQQFRKIAVRPLALKDGATTTVPEIIVLDEVTVNPPKANHSSVEPILPERSSGVPKKTHSNRKESLVPSSSPRVQLEKNSSQNIEEYDNLTLKITLNPKETVLPLSTSTIGNFINLAHPIRSNLTRPTSQVPVSYEIRNTPQNKQQSSINQVLQQSVTSLNQGLSPQVSQQELILRPILPTAEDFGQVKLAVSRRELLNPKEAILPPSWSWQECFLQKKQLICSKFKWLDENNFEYTKSIIVGEYAYVSDMSISTHTVRYFVRGRQVFPKTLKYQCSTVSELTTLLKFYDDIPECLGYSDPKLLGSSPPLNPPQTNRSKNCLLLASERSNYCTECLSIMPQTIKRSLVKNSNNISNSSNLPSTNVNVIGPCNTITPVDLSADPLLIPIDSCNICEIGEDELTVENRPNEDYRGDDPSEPNAQNHGGSHSELSDLESEDSSSVIIESDSEYSPDGIVESDSEYSLNGSSSTENEIDVDDDGDFALAQCYFQNEVMIKRRFQRKYLRYSWMLNKSKEIARSILKASKELEQKCRNETLRLPATKKSGPKKQCNECGKMINAKGFQDHLKLHSGIKSHLCELCGRAFVFRSSLNSHIRLNHRGEERTKPLKKFVCSTCGHTVSSKERLDIHERIHTDERPFECKYCDKKFREKGTLVRHIRTHTGERPFGCNICGKSYRSRSAYVLHYKSRHETKENEIVKGPVDDFSLRKRPRIDYRCEYCGKEFCQGRMLAYEKHLTTHTGIPAAIRCTQPDCEFTYSNLMQLKEHMLSQHPEKAYTCDVCKKIFLTKQILTDHKSMHDPSRGYQCSYCPVKLTVKASLIAHEKRHTRETPHECTFCEMRFHSTYLLQIHLRTHQPSQLKRKRYRKPVEK
- the LOC124199728 gene encoding uncharacterized protein LOC124199728 isoform X1: MYRMSAKCYVKGCKSGYESCKEKVHFFRPKEEKTVHLWQKFIGRNDLKLEKFHSVCHKHFDDADIVKTTTVRGKDRPTVVSDSLPWRLVGGAIPKHYLGNYVQQFRKIAVRPLALKDGATTTVPEIIVLDEVTVNPPKANHSSVEPILPERSSGVPKKTHSNRKESLVPSSSPRVQLEKNSSQNIEEYDNLTLKITLNPKETVLPLSTSTIGNFINLAHPIRSNLTRPTSQVPVSYEIRNTPQNKQQSSINQVLQQSVTSLNQGLSPQVSQQELILRPILPTAEDFGQVKLAVSRRELLNPKEAILPPSWSWQECFLQKKQLICSKFKWLDENNFEYTKSIIVGEYAYVSDMSISTHTVRYFVRGRQVFPKTLKYQCSTVSELTTLLKFYDDIPECLGYSDPKLLGSSPPLNPPQTNRSKNCLLLASERSNYCTECLSIMPQTIKRSLVKNSNNISNSSNLPSTNVNVIGPCNTITPVDLSADPLLIPIDSCNICEIGEDELTVENRPNEDYRGDDPSEPNAQNHGGSHSELSDLESEDSSSVIIESDSEYSPDGIVESDSEYSLNGSSSTENEIDVDDDGDFALAQCYFQNEVMIKRRFQRKYLRYSWMLNKSKEIARSILKASKELEQKCRNETLRLPATKKSGPKKQCNECGKMINAKGFQDHLKLHSGIKSHLCELCGRAFVFRSSLNSHIRLNHRGEERTKPLKKFVCSTCGHTVSSKERLDIHERIHTDERPFECKYCDKKFREKGTLVRHIRTHTGERPFGCNICGKSYRSRSAYVLHYKSRHETKENEIVKGPVDDFSLRKRPRIDYRCEYCGKEFCQGRMLAYEKHLTTHTGIPAAIRCTQPDCEFTYSNLMQLKEHMLSQHPEKAYTCDVCKKIFLTKQILTDHKSMHDPSRGYQCSYCPVKLTVKASLIAHEKRHTRETPHECTFCEMRFHSTYLLQIHLRTHQPSQLKRKRYRKPVEK